Genomic window (Melopsittacus undulatus isolate bMelUnd1 chromosome 29, bMelUnd1.mat.Z, whole genome shotgun sequence):
CTATAGGGTCCATGGGGATGCTATAGGGTCAgtagggatgctatagggatgctatgaGGATGCTCTAgggcccatagggatgctctagGGATGCTATGAGGATGCTATAGGGATACTATAGAGATGCCATAGGTTCCATAGGGTTGCTATAGGGTTGCTATAGgatctatagggatgctataggaCGCTATAGGATCTATAGGGTTGCTATAGGATCTATAGGATTGCTATAGGATCCATAGGGACGCTATAGGATGCTCTAGGAACCTGTATGTGTCTGCGGCACTCCCTGAGCCCCTCGGCCAGCAGTGTGACCACATCCTTGTGATCCTCCAGCAGCTGCCGCAGGAGGGAACAGAACCTGCACTCGTCACTGGGAGACTGGATCTGGTAATGGGAACAATAGGGTGACTATGGGATAACTGGGGCAGAACtgggggataatgggatatagggatatagggtaatgggataatgggatatagggataatGGGGTAATAGGATATAGGgataatggggtaatgggatatagggataatggggtaatgggatatagggataatggggtaatgggatacagggataatgggatacataggtaatgggataatgggataacgggatgGAGGACTAATGGGAGACAGGGAATGGGCTATAGGGAATGGGCTATAGGGGATATGGGCTATAGGGAATGGGCTATAGGGGATATGGGCTATAGGGGATATGGGTTATAGGGGATATGGGCTATAGGGAATGGGCTATAGGGGATATGGGCTATAGGGGATATGGGCTATAGGGGGTATGGGCTATAGGGAAAGGGCTATAGGGGACATGGGCTATAGGGAACATGGGCTATAGGGAATGGGCTATAGGGGGTATGGGCTATAGGGGATATGGGCTATAGGGGATATGGGCTATATGGGATATGGGCTATAGGGGATATGGGCTATAGGGGATATGGGCTATAGGGGATATGGGTTATACGGAATGGGCTATAGGGGATATGGGCTATAGGGGATATGAGCTATAGGGAATGGGCTATAGGGGATATGGGCTATAGGAAATATGGGCTATAGGGGATATGAGCTATAGGGAATGGGCTATAGGGGATATGGGCTATAGGGGATATAGGCTATAGGGGATATGGGCTATAGGGGACATGGGCTATAGGGGATATGGGCTATAGGGGATATGGGCTATAGGGAATGGGCTATAGGGGATATGGGCTATAGGGGATATGGGCTATAGGGAATGGGCTATAGAGGATATGGGCTATAGGGGATATGGGCTATAGGGAATGGGCTATAGGGGATATGGGCTATAGGGATATGGGCTATAGGGGATATGGGCTATAGGGATATGGGCTATAGGGAACATGGGCTATAGGGATATAGGCCATAGGGATACAGGTAATGGGGTTGCTCTCACCGGGGGGAAGTCACTCAGCATCTGGAAGGCTCGAATGTAGAGTTCATGCTGGGGGTGAGGAGCACagcccataataacccataataacccacagcaccccataataacccataatAACTCATAGCATCCCATAATACCCAAtagcatcccataataacccatagcatcccataataacccataataaccacagcatcccataataacccataataacccacagcatcccataataacccatagcatcccataatacccaatagcatcccataataaccacagcatcccataataacccataataaccacagcatcccataataacccaaAGGACCCCATAAtatcccatagcatcccataacccacagcatcccataataccccatacTCTATATCCTAtgcccattcccattccccataTCCCAATCCCATGTAACCCTTTCTCTATATGGGATATCTCAtattccctgtatcccattcccatccccattatcccatccccattatcccagtgttatcccagtgttcccagtgttatcccagtgttcccagtgctcccagtgctcccagtatccccagtctCACCACATGCAGTATAGTCGGGTTACAGCCGATGATGAAGGGAAGGCTCCGGAAGCCTCTGATCCTATGGGCAATGCGGACAgggagctcctgctgcaggtacCGGGCGCTCTGCTGCAATGGGacatactggttatactggttatactggttagactggttatactggttatactggttatactggttatactggttatactgggaacactgggataacactgggagcactgggataacactgggataacactgggataacactgggataacactgggataacactgggataacactgggatcCTATGGGCAATGCGGACAgggagctcctgctgcaggtacCGGGCGCTCTGCTGCAATGGGacatactggttatactggttatactggttatactggttatactgggaacactgggataacactgggataacactgggataacactgggataacactgggatcCTATGGGCAATGCGGACAgggagctcctgctgcaggtacCGGGCGCTCTGCTGCAATGGGacatactggttatactggttatactggttatactggttatactgggagcactgggataacactgggataacactgggatcCTATGGGCAATGCGGACAGGGAGCTCCTGCTGCACGTACCAGGCGCTCTGCTGCAATGGGacatactggttatactggttatactggttatactgggagcactgggataacactgggataacactgggataacactgggataacactgggataacactgggataacactgggatcaCACTGGGATCCTATGGGCAATGCGGACAgggagctcctgctgcaggtacCGGGCGCTCTGCTGCAATGGGacatactggttatactggttatactggttatactggttatactgggaacactgggataacactgggataacactgggataacactgggataacactgggataacactgggataatggggatgggaatgggatggagatCCAAGGACCCCCCAACCACAAGGGACCCCATAGCAAGCCCCATAGCGagccccatagtgtgccccatagcgaGCCCCATAGGGAACCCCATAGGGAGCCCCATAGGGagccccatagtgtgccccatagcaagccccatagagagccccatagagagcccCATAGCGtgccccatagtgtgccccatagggaGCCCCATAGCCAGCCCCATACCATGATGTGGCTCCCATCCTGCGAGCGCCCCGAGTACAGCATCGTGGTTGGGGTCAGGCGCACCAAGGGCTGCatggggggcacaaagggggggtcagccctatagagccctatggggctgccccacacttatggggctgccccatagatggtGATcacccctatagatccctattAAGCTGTCCCCCACTTATgcatctgccccatagatgaGTCTGGGGGATTCACCCCTATAGCTCCCTATGGATCTgacccacacttatggggctgccccatagacccctatggatCTGCCCCACACATAGgagcctgccccatagatggtGGAGATcacccctatagatccctatggatctACACCCCACTTATGCATCTGCTCCATACAAccctatgggtctgccccacagTTatggagctgccccatagatggtGGAGATcacccctatagatccctatggatgtgccccatagacccctatgggtctgccccacacttatggggttgccccatagacccctatgggtctgccccacacttatggctctgccccacacttatgggtctcccccatagaaccctatgggTCCGCCCCACACATGTGGGTCCGCCCCATAGACCCTATGGTTCTGCCCCACACTTAGGGTCCgtcccatagacccctatgggtcctccccatagaccctatgggtctgccccatagatccctataattctgccccacacttatgggtccaccccatagacccctatggatctgccccatagacccctatgtGTCcgccccacacttatgggtccgCCCCACACTTATGGatgtgccccatagacccctatggatcagccccatagacccctatagatcagccccatagctccctatggctctgccccatagacctcTATGGATCActcccatagacccctatggatcagccccatagacccctatagatcagccccatagctccctatggctctgccccatagacctcTATGGATCACTCCCATAGATCCCTATGcatctgccccatagacccctatagatcagccccatagacccctatggcCCCGCCCCCTatggccccgccccccgcccctcccccaccctcTCGGCCGCGCTGTCAATGGCCGGCTGCAGGTAGAAGGCGGTCACGTGCTTGGAGCGCTCGCGGGCGAGGTCAGGGGGGGGGAGGTCAGCGGAAGAGcgagcggggggggggagggggaacagCCTCCCCCGTAACCCCCCCGTGACCCGGAACAGCATCGCCTGGGGGGGAGACCATAGAGACgtatagagacctatagagatcatagagacatatagagaccccatagaaacccatagagacacatagagacacatagagacacatagagacacatagagacccatagagacacatagagacacatagagacacatagagacctatagagaccccatagacacacataaagacccattgagaccccataccccccccatgacccctACAGCAGAGCATAGGGTGACACCCCCCTCCCAATAGGAAGATGTGAACCAGCCCCTATGGAGGCCCAGAGCCCTCCTATAgcgccccatagacccctatggacaccatagcccccccatagggccccatagagccccacatatccccatagagacccatagacccccatagagacccatagatccccatagagacccatagatccccatagagacccatagatccccatagagacccatactgccccatagacccctatggaccccatagcccccccatagacccccatagagacccatagacccctatggaccccatagacccctatagagaccccatagaccccattgcccccatagaCCCGCACGGGTCCGACCCCGCTCACCGGAAGCTGCCCCAAGCTCCGCCCCTtgaccccccccccggctcccaATGGAACAGCCCAGGGCGgggccgccgccatcttgggtGCGCACAAGGGCGCCGCCATATTGGGTGAGGGCATGGACGCCGCCATGTTGGACGTAACGGCGGACGCCGCCATATTGACCGTGACCGACGCGGCCGCCATCTTGGACGTACACGAGGGCGGCGCCATATTGGCTAGCTCTAGGCTGCCATATTGGATGCCAACGTGGCCGCCGCCATATTGGATTCCCCCAGGGCTGCCATATCAGATGCCAACATGGCGGTCGCCATATTGGAAGCCTCGAAGGGGGCCGCCATATTGGATGCCCATAATCCACCATACTGGGACCGATGCCCTCTTGGGGCTCTCTTAAAGGGACCCTGCTCTCTATAGCCATATATTGACCCATAGAGACAATGTATAGCCATGTATTGACCCCATATAGCCATGtacagacccatagagaccccatagaaacccatagggaccccatttTGGGTTGAATTCAGGCTGTTTTGGTCCGTTTCCGCCATCGCCGCAGGTTGAGCCTCAGCACGAGCAGGTTGACCCCATAGGAGCTcagaccatagagacccatagagaccccatagagaccccatagagccccatagagccccatagagaccccatagagccccatagagacccatagagatcccatagggccccatagagacccatagagaccccatagagaccccatagagacctatagagaccccatagacccccatagagaccccatagagaccccatagagccccatagagaccccatagagacccatagagccccatagagaccccatttTGGGTTGAATTCAGTCAGTTTTGGTCCGTTTCCGCCATCGCCGCAGGTtcagcctcagcagcagcaggttgaCCCCATAGGAGCTCAggccatagggacccatagagacccatagagccccatagagccccatagagaccccatagagaccatagggaccccatttTGGGTTGAATTCAGTCAGTTTTGGGTCTCCTCCATCGCCGCAGGTtcagcctcagcagcagcaggttgaCCCCATAGGAGGTCAGACACACGAGGCAAAGGTCATGGAGGACGAAGGCCAAGATGGCCGCCAGCCAGAGCGAGGCCAGAGCTGAGGCCACTGATGAGGCCAAGAGCAGAACTGAGGCCGCGCGGCCGCGGATGGGACCtgaggagccaatgggagaggaGATAGAggatgggagccaatgggagagcagggaggggatgggagccaatgggagagcagggaggggatgggagccaatgggaaccgatgggagccaatgggagccaatgggagagcagggaggggatgggagccaatgggagagcaggggggggacaatgggagccaatgggagagcagggaggggatgggagccaatgggagagcagggaggggaggggagccaatgggagagcaggggggggacaatgggagccaatgggagagcaggggggacaatgggagccaatgggagagcaggggggacaatgggagccaatgggagagcaggggggataatgggagccaatgggagagcaggggaggggatgggagccaatgggaggggaGATAGAGGAGGGGAACCAATGGGAGAGGAAGGGACATAGAGGGAGTCAATGGGAGGAGACAGGAGGCAACAGGAGCCAATGGGAGACGAGGGGTGAggatgggagccaatgggagagggaggaggggagacaATGGGGGCCAATGGGAGGCAAGGGgagaccccattgcccccaatgGGTCCCATTGCCGCCATGTCCTTACCCAGAATCCCTTGCAGGCCATAGAACAGGAGCCCCAAGGCCCCATTGGGCAGGTTGATGACACTGTCCTTGCCCAGCAGAGGCTCCACCAgccccaggccccgcccccacCTGCAGGACACGCCCCCTCATTACCATATATGGTAATTGAACCCACCCCCTTGTTCTCCCAGTGGCTGCTCCTCTCCCTTCAAGCCCCTCCCCtctcaagccccgcccctcatCCCCATTGGTCCACCCCTTACCCTCCAAACCCCGCACCCATCAAGCTCCTCATTCCCATTGGCTGCTCCTCCCCTCCAAGCTCCGCCCCCTTTCCtcacctcccctcccccccgcGTAGCCCCTCCCTTAACCCGCCCCCATTTCCCGCCATCTCTCCCCTATTTCCCGCCATTCAACGCGATTTTCCCGCCATTCATTGCCATTTTCCCGCCAACACCCTCCTATTTCCCACCACCCCTCCCcattttccctccttccctccccatttTCCCGCCATTCCCGCTATTTCCCGCCATTCCTCCCTATTTTCCCGCCACCCCCACTTCATTTTCCCGCCGTTCTTCACCATTTTCCCGCCACCTCCCCTATTTCCCGCCGTCTCTCTCAATTTTCCCGCCACCCCCAACTCCATTTTCCCATCATCTCCCATTTCCCGCCATTCCTCGCGATTTTCCCGCCACCCCCCTTCATTTTCCTGCCATCCCTCCCCATTTTCCCGCCATTCCTTGCCAATTTCCCGCCGAAACCCTCCTAATTTCCCGCCACTCCCCCTCATTTTCCCGCCATTCCTCACCATTTTCCCGCCATCCCCCTCATTTTCCCGCCATTTCCCCCCATTTCCCGCCCCCCCCCTACGTTTTCCCGCCATTCTTATGCGGTTTTCCCGCCGTTCCGCCGGTTTTCCCGCGCCCCGTACCGCGACCCGAACACGTGACTGCAGGACACGCCCTCCCGCAGGTCGCAGGCCGCTCGGTACGAGGGGTCCTGCGCATGCGCGCGCTCCACGTGCAGCGCGTACAGGGACAGCGCGGCCCCGGCCACGCACAGCGCCGCGCGCGCCGCCGCCATGGCGCAGTGACGTCACCGCGCACGGCACGCACCCTCCCGACCGGCGGAGTGACGTCACCGCGCACGGCACGCACCCCCTCCCCACCGGCGGCGTGACGTCACCGCGCACGGCACGCAGCCTCCTCCTCGCCCCTCCCCTCCTCGTTCCTGATTGGCTGCGATGGAGCAGGAGCGGTTCTGATTGGTTGGAGCGCGAtcatcccacccccccccacacactTCCTTTACGGGGGACAGGGGTCAAGAGGAAGTGAACcgagggtgggggggggagggagagactccatagggaccccatagagaccctatagagacacatagagaccccatagaaaccctATAGAGACgcatagagacacatagagacccatagagacccatagagacccatagggacccatagagacccatagagacccatagagaccccccacCCATACCCATAGACCCATCCAGGTGCGATGACATCACTCCAATGGCTGATGACGTCaccctggccccgccccccccaagAATGAGATCGAGGCTTCCCCAAAGTCCTttaatgggggggaggggaacaaggaatggggggggggcacctgccccatagaatcCATAGGgcgccccatagacaccatgGGGTGCCCTATAGAGCACCCCAGTGCGATTGGGGCTTGCCATGGGGCTCTATATGGGGCTTAAAGGGGGGTGTCGCTAGGCTCTGGTGctccctatggggcaggttatggggcaggctatggggcaggctatggggcaggctatggggcaggctatggggcaggcaaTGGGGCTCACAGTGGGTGGCTCTAGGGCCCGGTTCTTGCTATGGGGCTCGCTATAGGGCTCTGTATGGGGCTGCTTATGGGGCTCGGCAGGAGGGGGGGAGGCTGTCGCTAAGCCCCTGTGCTCGCTATGGGGCTCGCTATGGGGCCCACTCTAgggctctctatggggctgcctATGGGTCTATGCGTGTCTGCCCTTGTGTtgtgctgtggggctcaggggGGGTGGCGCTGCGGGCTGgggctctctatgggtcccGCTATGGGGCTCCCTATGGGGCTCTCAATGGGGCACATTATAGGGGTCTCTATGGGCCTCGCTATGGGGCTCTCAATGGGGCCCTTTATAGGGCTCTCTATGGGCCTCGTTATGGGGCTttctatgggtcccaatgtggGTCTCCCTATGgggctctctatgggtcccacTCTAGGGCTGTCAATGGGGCTCCCTATGGTCCCCCCTATGGGGCTCTCAATGGGCCTTGCTATGGGGCTATCAATGGGTCCCTGAATAGCGCCCCCTGTTGGCCTGGTGGTGTCTCCCTCTATAGGACCCCCTATAGGCCCCTCTATAGGTCCCTGTATAGCCCCTTCAATAGGTCCCTCTATAGGTCCCTGTGTAGCCCCCTCTATAGGTCCATCTATAGGCCCTTCTATCTCTCCCTGCATAGCGCCCCCTGCAGGCTCGGTGGTGTCTCCCTCTATAGGTCCCTCTATGGGTCTCCCTATAGGTCCCTCAATGGCAGCCCCTGTTAGCTCAGTGGTGTCTCCATCTATAGGTCCCTCTATGGGTCTCTCTATAGGCCCCTCTATCTGTCCCTGCAGAGCACCCCCTGCTGGTCTGGTGGTGTCTCTATCTATAGGTCCTTCTATAGGTCTTTCTATAGCCCCCTCCATAGGTCCCTCTATAAGTCCctctatgggtccctctatAGGCCCTTCTATAGGTCCATGTATAGCCCCCTCAATAGGTCCCTCTATAGGCCACTCTATAGGTCCCTCTATCTCTCCCTTTAGGGCTCCCCCTAGTGGCCTGGTGGTATCTCCCTCTATAGGTCCCTCTATAGGTCCTTCTATAGCCCCCTCAATAGGTCCCTCTATAGGTCCctctatgggtccctctatgggtcCCTCAATAGGTCCCTCTATAGCCCCCCCTATAGGTCCCTCTATGGGTCTCCCTATAGGTCCCTCTATAGCCCCCCCTATAGGTCCCTCTATAGGTCCCTCTATAGCCCCCCCTATAGGTCCCTCTATAGCCCCCCCTATAGGTCCCTCTATAGGTCCCTCTATAgccccccctataccccccccaTGCCCTGTGTGTGTCCTCGCCCCCATCATCCTCCAAGCCCCCCTGCAGATGAGGCCGAACCAGTAGAGCTGTGGGGCCAGGAGGGCGGCGGCGGCCATGTTGGTGGCGGGGGGCAGGGCGGCGGGCACGCGGAGGAGGGGCAGGCCCCTATGGCGTCCATAGGTGTAGTATAGGTAGGGGAAGAGGAGGACCCGGCACAGGAGGAAGGTGATGAGGAGGGTGAGGCCGTTGAGGCGGTGGAGGGCAGTGTGCTGGCGGCCTAGCTGtaacatagagaccatagagacgTGAGGGagaacatagagacaccatagagagaccatagacataccatagagagagaccatagagacatgagggagaccatagagagaccatagagagagaccatagagacatgaGGGAGACCATAGAcagaccatagagagaccatagagacgTGAGGGAGACCATAGACAGACCATAGAAAGACCATAGAGACGTGAGGgagaccatagagataacatagagagagcatagagaCATGAgggagaccatagagagagagaccatagacataccatagagagagcatagagacatgagagagaccatagagataccatagagagagCATACAGAGAACATAGAGAGACCATAaagagataccatagagagataccatagagacatgaGGGAgaccacagagataccatagagagagcatagagatcatagagagaccatagagacatcatagagataacacagagagaccatagagagggTGAACAGAGAGTAgccatagagataacatagagagagaccatagagacatgagggagaccatagagacatgagagagaccatagagacatgagagagaccatagagataccatagagagaccatagagataccatagagagagcatagagaCATGAGggagaccatagagagataccatagagagagcatagagaccatagaaacaccatagagagaccatagagacaacatagagagaccatagagacatgaGAGAGACCATAGAAAGATAtcatagagacaacatagagaccatagagtcaacatagagagaccatagagacatgagagagaccatagagacaccatagagagggGGAGACCAGAGAGTGACCATAGAGAGAGAtcatagagacaacatagggAGaacatagagagaccatagacaGGGGGAGCAGAGAGTAACCatagagagagcatagagagataccatagagacatgagagagaccatagagagggTGAGATCATAGACATACCATAGAGAGATGCCatagagagagcatagagacagcatagagacaacatagggAGaacatagagagaccatagagagggTGAACAGAGAGTAgccatagagataacatagagagagaccatagagagggTGAGACCAGAGAGTGACCatagagagagcatagagagaacatagagacatcatagagacaccagagagagCATAGAGGGGATAGAGATCATAGAGAGGATAGAGAGGACATAGAgaccacagagataccatagagacatcatagagggGATAGAGAGGGTAATGGATGGGATAGAGAGATCACAGAGAGCATAGAGAGGATCATAGAGAGAatagagagagcatagagaaaccatagagacaatAGACAGACCATAGAGAGgatagagaccatagagaacATAGAgaacagagacaccatagagagaccatagagacaacatagacATaacatagagagaccatagagagggTGAGCagagagacaacatagagaggACATAGAGAGGATAGAGACCATAGAAAGACTATAGAGAGGTAATAGAGAGCATAGAGAGGGTGATAGAGGGGATAGAGAGATCACAGAGAGGATAGAGAGGACATacagagaccatagagagagtatagagacaccatagaggcaccatagagacaacatagagggGATAGAGAGGGTCATGGATGG
Coding sequences:
- the LOC117437833 gene encoding 3-methyl-2-oxobutanoate dehydrogenase [lipoamide] kinase, mitochondrial-like, which codes for MAPPSCTSKMAAASVTVNMAASAVTSNMAASMPSPNMAAPLCAPKMAAAPPWAVPLGAGGGVKGRSLGQLPAMLFRVTGGLRGRLFPLPPPARSSADLPPPDLARERSKHVTAFYLQPAIDSAAERPLVRLTPTTMLYSGRSQDGSHIMQSARYLQQELPVRIAHRIRGFRSLPFIIGCNPTILHVHELYIRAFQMLSDFPPIQSPSDECRFCSLLRQLLEDHKDVVTLLAEGLRECRRHIQDEHLIRLFLDETLTSRLGMRMLAAHHLALHEDKPDFVGIICTRLSPKKLIEKWVDFARRLCEHRYGNAPRVRINGHVAARFPYIPLPLDYVLPELLKNAMRWRWG
- the LOC117437842 gene encoding vitamin K epoxide reductase complex subunit 1-like, whose amino-acid sequence is MAAARAALCVAGAALSLYALHVERAHAQDPSYRAACDLREGVSCSHVFGSRWGRGLGLVEPLLGKDSVINLPNGALGLLFYGLQGILGPIRGRAASVLLLASSVASALASLWLAAILAFVLHDLCLVCLTSYGVNLLLLRLNLRRWRRPKTD